The Cellulophaga sp. RHA19 genome includes the window TCTAAATAAAGACTATCTACTTCTTTATTTTGCGCATATACAGAACTACCTAGCAAAACAAAAAATAATAAAAAACTTAAACAACGCATAGCAAATAATAAAAGTTAATGTATAAAAAAACGCTTCAAATAGTTTTACCTATTTGAAGCGCATATAATAGTTTAACTATCTAAATTATTGTAAATTTTTAAAAGCATCACCTTCATAAGTGGTGTAATTTACTTTTAAAGCATTTACTTTTCTCAACTCTTCTTTAATATCCATAACAATACCCATATTGGCATTCTTATCTATTTTTAAAGCAGTTGTTATAGAACTTTGAACCTCTTGAGGCTTCTTAGCTATTTCTTCTAAAACGTAATCTCCTACTTCAGAAACATTAGCAAACTTATCGTTTAACTGTATCTTAGGCTCTTTACCAAAAGCACTTTGATATTTTTCTGTAGGTTGACCAACAAAAATATAAACTACCCTGTCTTTCTTTTCTAGCTTTTTGATTTCAGAAGCGTTTGGCAACTCGTTTGCTACCATTGGCTCGCTATCTTTCATCACTGTAACCGTCATAAAGAAAAACAAAAGCATAAATACAATATCCGGAAGAGAAGCCGTAGAAACTGGAGGTAATTCTCCGTCTTTTTTCTTTTTAAATTTTGACATATTCCTTTGTATTAATATTAATTTGTTGTCGTTTCAGCTTCAGATAATTTCTGAGGATAAAGATCTTGAATCTTTTTGATTCTAACCTTTAACTTTTCTTTAGTCTCATCTGGAGTTTCTTGGTTTGAGTATGCCGCTTCCATTTCTGTAAAAGACATATTGTAACCAAGTTTTTTAGCTGCTCTGTTACGTAAAGCGTTATACGCTGCAACTAGTTCATTCTGCACTGTAATGTAAACAGAATACTTAGTCTCACGATCGTTCTTTAACGATATAACCGCTTTAAACGGGTTGTCAGAAGACTCTGTGCTTCTTGCTCCTTCACAGTAATCACAGTAATCAGGATCTCCTTTTACTGCTCCACCGTTATCTAAAAAAGCAATTGCCGCATCTTTTAAATCCTTAAGATCCATAAGATCCTCTTCTACTAGCAACTGACCATCTTTACCAATTTGTACAGTAAAAATATTCTTTTGCTTTAGTACTATTTGCTCATCAGTAGGCGGCTCTTTAGGAGGCAACATACGATCTAAACCTGCATCTGTTTCTATAGTAGTAGTTACTAAGAAAAAGATAAGGAGTAAGAAAGCAATGTCTGCCATAGAACCGGCATTTACTTCTGGTGCTCCACCTCTTCTTGCCATAATTATTATTTTTTATTTACCAATTAGTTTTTTTACACTTGGTACAATCATTAGAACAACAGCTATCACTGCTAAAATTAAGAAAGTATAAATACCTGTTCCAATGTTTTTAACTGTACTAGTTGTAGCATTCATATCTGTTAAAAACTGAGGATCTAGATCGTCTCCGTTTGAAATAAAATACGAAATAATTACTACAAGTGCAAAACCAACTAAAGCAAATAAAGCTTTTTTAAGGTTTTCTGGAGTAGAAAACAAGTTCTTTAGTGTATAAACCAATGCTACAACTACTGCTACACCTAATAAAAGGTAAGTAATCATAAACATCATATTCATTGCACTACTGTTTGCTGCCTCAGCTGCTACCTCAGGAATAGTAAAATCCCCTGATGGTAAAAAATACCATAGCACAGCTGATATAACGCCTATTACAATTAAGGCTATTTTTATTATTTTTTGCATAATGCTTTTGTATTAAGGTCCGACTTATTTTTTGTGATCTACCAACATATCAATCAATGAGATTGATGAATCCTCCATATCATTTACAATACTATCAATTTTAGCAATGATGTAGTTGTAAAAAATTTGAAGAATAATGGCAGTAACAAGACCAAATACAGTTGTTAATAATGCAACCTGAATATCACCTGCAATTAAAGATGCACTTAAGTTACCAACTGCTGCAATCTTTTGGAAGGCCTGGATCATACCAATTACCGTACCCATGAAACCAAGCATTGGCGCAATAGCGATAAATAAAGACAACCAAGAAACGTTTTTCTCTAACTGTCCCATTTGTACACCACCGTAAGCAACAACAGCTTTCTCAGCAGATTCTACGCTTTCACCAGCTCTATCTAAACCTTGGTAAAAAATAGATGCTACAGGTCCTTTTGTGTTTCTACATACTTCTTTAGCTGCTTCTACACCACCAGATGCTAATGCGTCTTCAACTCTTTGCTTTAATTTAGCAGTGTTTGTGCTTGCCATATTTAAATAGATAATTCTTTCAATTGCCACTGCAAGACCAAGAATTAAACATAAAAGTACAATACCCATAAAAGCAGGTCCACCAGTAATAAATTGTTCTTTTAAAACTTGAACAAAACCTTTTGGCGCTTCTTTCTCCGCTGCATCTTGTAATAATGTAGCTGCATTTACTGTATTTGTACTAAAAACAAACAACCCAGCTACAGCTAGGATAGATGATAATCTTTTCATTTTCGAAACTTAATTTAGTTAGTTAATAGGGTTAAAGATAAAAAAAAAATGTT containing:
- a CDS encoding ExbD/TolR family protein; its protein translation is MSKFKKKKDGELPPVSTASLPDIVFMLLFFFMTVTVMKDSEPMVANELPNASEIKKLEKKDRVVYIFVGQPTEKYQSAFGKEPKIQLNDKFANVSEVGDYVLEEIAKKPQEVQSSITTALKIDKNANMGIVMDIKEELRKVNALKVNYTTYEGDAFKNLQ
- a CDS encoding ExbD/TolR family protein produces the protein MARRGGAPEVNAGSMADIAFLLLIFFLVTTTIETDAGLDRMLPPKEPPTDEQIVLKQKNIFTVQIGKDGQLLVEEDLMDLKDLKDAAIAFLDNGGAVKGDPDYCDYCEGARSTESSDNPFKAVISLKNDRETKYSVYITVQNELVAAYNALRNRAAKKLGYNMSFTEMEAAYSNQETPDETKEKLKVRIKKIQDLYPQKLSEAETTTN
- a CDS encoding MotA/TolQ/ExbB proton channel family protein, which gives rise to MKRLSSILAVAGLFVFSTNTVNAATLLQDAAEKEAPKGFVQVLKEQFITGGPAFMGIVLLCLILGLAVAIERIIYLNMASTNTAKLKQRVEDALASGGVEAAKEVCRNTKGPVASIFYQGLDRAGESVESAEKAVVAYGGVQMGQLEKNVSWLSLFIAIAPMLGFMGTVIGMIQAFQKIAAVGNLSASLIAGDIQVALLTTVFGLVTAIILQIFYNYIIAKIDSIVNDMEDSSISLIDMLVDHKK